Proteins found in one Neurospora crassa OR74A linkage group II, whole genome shotgun sequence genomic segment:
- a CDS encoding stomatin family protein: MVKLQLSQQHQQPSITPLSLSPSPPPPSPPPPPPPPPPPPQPTTMSSISSDQPALKGKGPVPNYDHHHESTANGAGGFRPQAPMAVQPPKAEDLQKSYASIITNDADPKDWYGYMINGLGAVIGTIGAIPCCIMCPNPYKTVEQGNVGLVTKFGKFYKAVDPGLVRVNPLAEKLIQVDVKIQIVEVPQQVCMTKDNVTVQLTSVIYYHIVSPHKAAFGITNVKQALIERTQTTLRHVIGARVLQDVIERREEIAQSIGEIIEDVAAEWGVAVESMLIKDIIFSHELQDSLSMAAQSKRIGESKIIAAKAEVEAAKLMRQAADILSSAPAMQIRYLEAMQAMAKSANSKVIFLPATNQTMPSQAQFNASLDAPGSFNPGEQGEGSGSKNKTSTFHDFGGSDGGFQQALNAHIVENL, translated from the coding sequence ATGGTAAAACTGCAACTatcacaacaacatcaacaaccatcCATCACCCCACTTTCACTctcgccatcaccaccaccaccatcaccaccaccaccaccaccaccacctcctcctcccccccaaccaacaaccatGAGCTCAATCTCGTCTGATCAGCCCGCCCTCAAGGGAAAGGGCCCCGTGCCCAACTACGATCACCATCACGAGTCCACCGCcaacggcgccggcggcTTCCGCCCGCAAGCTCCCATGGCCGTGCAGCCTCCCAAGGCCGAAGACCTCCAGAAGTCCTACgccagcatcatcaccaacgacgCCGACCCCAAGGACTGGTACGGCTACATGATCAACGGCCTCGGCGCCGTCATCGGCACCATTGGCGCCATCCCGTGCTGCATCATGTGCCCGAACCCCTACAAGACCGTGGAGCAAGGCAATGTCGGCCTGGTGACCAAGTTCGGCAAGTTCTACAAGGCCGTCGACCCGGGTCTCGTCCGTGTCAACCCGCTCGCCGAGAAGCTGATCCAGGTGGACGTCAAGATCCAGATCGTCGAGGTGCCGCAGCAAGTCTGCATGACCAAGGACAACGTGACGGTGCAGTTGACGTCGGTTATCTACTACCACATCGTCAGCCCGCACAAGGCCGCCTTTGGCATCACCAACGTCAAACAGGCCCTGATTGAGCGCACCCAGACCACGCTGCGCCATGTCATCGGCGCCCGCGTGCTGCAGGACGTGATCGAGCGCCGCGAAGAGATTGCCCAGTCCATTGGCGAGATTATCGAGGATGTCGCGGCCGAATGGGGTGTGGCGGTCGAGAGCATGCTTATCAAGGACATTATCTTCTCCCACGAGCTGCAGGACTCGCTCTCCATGGCTGCCCAGAGCAAGCGTATCGGCGAGAGCAAGATTATTGCCGCAAAGGCCGAGGTCGAGGCCGCCAAGCTGATGAGGCAGGCCGCTGATATCTTGAGTTCTGCTCCCGCCATGCAGATCCGCTACCTCGAGGCCATGCAGGCTATGGCCAAGTCTGCAAACAGCAAGGTCATCTTCTTGCCGGCGACGAATCAGACGATGCCTAGTCAGGCGCAGTTCAATGCGTCGTTGGATGCCCCGGGGTCCTTTAATCCGGGTGAGCAGGGCGAAGGCAGCGGTTCCAAGAACAAAACGTCTACATTCCACGACTTTGGAGGTTCCGATGGAGGGTTCCAGCAGGCGTTGAATGCCCACATTGTTGAGAACCTATAA